The proteins below come from a single Stutzerimonas stutzeri RCH2 genomic window:
- the parC gene encoding DNA topoisomerase IV subunit A, with product MSESLDLSLDGVERRSLADFTEQAYLNYSMYVIMDRALPHIGDGLKPVQRRIIYAMSELGLNADAKHKKSARTVGDVLGKFHPHGDSACYEAMVLMAQPFSYRYTLVDGQGNWGAPDDPKSFAAMRYTEARLSRYSEVLLSELGQGTVEWVPNFDGTLDEPATLPARLPNLLLNGTTGIAVGMATDVPPHNLREVAAACVRLLDEPSASVEQLCEHVRGPDFPTEAEIITPRADLLKIYETGRGSVRMRAVYRVEDGDIVVTALPHQVSGSKVLEQIAGQMQAKKLPMVADLRDESDHENPCRIVIIPRSNRVDVEGLMQHLFATTDLESSYRVNANVIGLDGRPQVKNLRTLLSEWLTYRIGTVRRRLQFRLDKVEKRLHLLEGLLVAFLNLDEVIHIIRTEDQPKPVLMARFELSELQADYILDTRLRQLARLEEMKIRGEQDELAKEREKLLALLGSEAKLKKLVRKELLADAETYGDARRSPIVERAEARALSENELLPSEPVTVVISEKGWARCAKGHDIDATGLSYKAGDGFKTAAAGRSNQYAVFIDSTGRSYSLAAHSLPSARGQGEPLTGRLAPPPGASFECVLLPEDDALYVIASDAGYGFVVKGEDLQAKNKAGKALLSLPKGAKVVAPRPLASRDDDWLAAVTTEGRLLVFPVRDLPQLGKGKGNKIIGIPGERVASREEYLIDLALLPAGATLVLQAGKRTLSLKAEDLEHYKGERGRRGNKLPRGFQRVEGLLVEV from the coding sequence ATGAGCGAATCCCTCGACCTGAGCCTGGACGGCGTGGAGCGTCGCTCCCTTGCCGATTTCACCGAGCAGGCGTACCTCAACTACTCCATGTACGTGATCATGGATCGCGCACTGCCGCATATCGGCGACGGCCTGAAGCCCGTGCAGCGACGGATCATCTATGCCATGAGCGAGCTCGGCCTGAACGCCGACGCCAAGCACAAGAAGTCCGCGCGTACCGTGGGTGACGTGCTCGGTAAATTCCACCCGCATGGTGACAGCGCCTGTTACGAAGCCATGGTGCTGATGGCTCAGCCGTTCAGCTATCGCTACACGCTGGTCGATGGCCAGGGTAACTGGGGCGCCCCGGACGATCCCAAGTCCTTCGCCGCGATGCGATACACCGAGGCGCGGCTGTCGCGTTACTCCGAGGTGCTGCTCAGCGAGTTGGGGCAGGGCACGGTGGAGTGGGTACCGAACTTCGATGGCACCCTCGACGAGCCGGCGACCCTACCGGCGCGGCTGCCCAACCTGCTGCTCAACGGTACCACCGGTATCGCCGTGGGCATGGCCACGGACGTACCGCCGCATAACCTGCGGGAAGTGGCAGCCGCCTGCGTGCGTTTGCTCGATGAGCCTAGTGCGAGCGTGGAGCAGCTCTGCGAGCACGTGCGGGGTCCGGACTTTCCGACCGAGGCGGAGATCATCACCCCGCGCGCCGACCTGCTGAAGATTTACGAGACCGGCCGTGGCTCGGTACGCATGCGTGCGGTCTACCGGGTCGAAGACGGCGACATCGTGGTCACCGCGCTGCCGCATCAGGTGTCCGGTTCGAAAGTGCTCGAGCAGATCGCCGGGCAGATGCAGGCCAAGAAGTTGCCGATGGTGGCTGACCTGCGCGATGAATCCGATCATGAGAACCCATGCCGCATCGTCATCATCCCGCGCTCCAACCGAGTCGATGTGGAAGGGCTGATGCAGCACCTGTTCGCCACTACCGATCTGGAGTCCAGCTACCGGGTCAACGCCAACGTCATCGGTCTCGACGGTCGTCCGCAGGTGAAGAACCTGCGTACCCTGCTCAGCGAGTGGCTGACCTACCGCATCGGCACCGTGCGGCGCCGTTTGCAGTTCCGCCTGGACAAGGTCGAGAAGCGCCTGCACCTGTTGGAAGGTTTGTTGGTGGCCTTCCTCAATCTCGACGAGGTGATTCATATCATCCGTACCGAGGATCAGCCCAAGCCGGTGCTGATGGCGCGCTTCGAGTTATCCGAGCTGCAGGCCGACTACATCCTCGACACGCGCCTGCGCCAACTGGCGCGCCTGGAAGAGATGAAGATCCGCGGCGAGCAGGACGAGCTGGCCAAGGAGCGCGAGAAGCTGCTGGCGCTGCTGGGCAGCGAGGCCAAGCTGAAAAAGCTGGTACGCAAGGAGCTGCTGGCAGACGCAGAAACCTATGGCGACGCGCGTCGCTCGCCGATTGTCGAGCGTGCCGAGGCGCGGGCGTTGTCGGAGAACGAGCTGCTCCCTTCCGAGCCAGTGACCGTGGTGATTTCCGAGAAGGGCTGGGCGCGTTGTGCCAAGGGCCACGATATCGACGCCACGGGGCTTTCCTACAAAGCCGGCGACGGTTTCAAGACCGCAGCGGCGGGGCGCTCGAATCAGTACGCGGTGTTCATCGATTCTACCGGGCGCAGCTACTCGCTGGCGGCGCACTCCCTGCCGTCCGCGCGCGGCCAGGGCGAGCCGCTCACTGGCCGACTGGCACCGCCGCCGGGGGCGAGCTTCGAATGCGTGTTGCTGCCCGAAGATGATGCGCTCTACGTGATCGCTTCGGATGCCGGCTACGGGTTCGTCGTCAAGGGTGAGGATCTGCAGGCCAAGAACAAGGCCGGCAAGGCTCTGCTCTCGCTACCCAAGGGTGCCAAGGTCGTTGCGCCTCGACCGCTGGCCAGTCGCGATGACGACTGGTTGGCCGCTGTGACCACCGAGGGTCGCCTGCTGGTGTTCCCGGTCCGTGACTTGCCGCAGCTGGGCAAGGGCAAGGGCAACAAGATCATCGGTATCCCCG